The sequence GATCTCCTCCAGCGTATATTCGCGGGTGATCTGCCCCAGCAGCGTGTGCGCCTGCGCCGCCTTGTTCAGCGTCGCCAATTGGGCGTTGCGGAAATCGCGGTCCATCAGCAGGCGGATGAGGTGCGGATAGGTGGTGAACGGCCCGCCATTGGGATGGTCTGTCGTGAGGAAGATCCGCCACGGGTCTTCCACCAGCAGGAACAGTTCCAGCCCGATCGCCCATTGCAGCGCGTTGACGAAGGATTTGTCCTTGTACTCGAACGGCACCACGCCGCAGGCGGCGTCCAGCTCGATATCCATGCCGATGGACTTCTTCGGGCTGGCGAGACCGCGATTGCGGTATTGCGACATGTAGTCGGCGGAGGCCGTGATGGTCTGGCCGAACATCACCTGCCCGACATCGACGGAGATGTTCGGGTTGGCGTTGACCATTTCCGCGATGCGCGCCGCCGAGGAGGAGAAGCGGCGGTCGCCCTCCGTGCCGTAGGAGTGGAACTGCAGATGCGTCAGATGCAGCCGCCGCCCCTCGGTGGCGAGCATGGTGGCGAGCGTCGTGTCGTCATTGCCGGGCACGCCGAGATTGCAGCCATGCAGATGGATCGGGTGCGGAATGCCGAGTTCCGTCACCGCCCGGATCAGCGTGGTCAGCACCTTGCGCGGCGTCACCCCGTAATGCGGGTTGGCCTCGTCGAGGTCCATCTTGCGGGCGTTGAACTTGAAGGCGTTGATGCCGCCGGGATTGACGATCTTGATGGCGAAGGCCTGCGTCGCCTCGATCATCCAGCCGACATAGGCGTTCACCTGCTCCTGCCCGGCCCCGGCGGCCAGCAGGCGCTGGAAATAATCGTCATTGCCCAGCACCAGATAGGCGCCGGTGTCGAGATTGGGAATGTCGGCCATTTCCAGATGCGCACCGCGCGCATTGGCGCCGACCATGGCCGGCTCGAACACGGTGGTGTAGCCGAGTTCGGCGTAGCGGCAGCCGGTGGCGTGCGCGGTGGGCACCGCCCGGCCGCCGCCGCAGCCGCAGAAATTGCCGGGCATTTCCGGAAAGGCCCGCCGGTCTTCCTGCATCAGCAGGCGGGCGAGGTTCATCTTGCCGCCGGCGATATGGCTGTGCAGATCGATGCCGCCGGCCATGACGACGGCGCCGCCAAGGTCGTATTCCGCATCGGCCTTGAGATCGGTGGCGGCGACGATGCGCCCGTCCTCGATCTCGATATCGCGCACGGCACCGCTGGCGACGCCGTTTTCGCCATTGGCCGGGTCGAGCACACGCCCGCCCTTGAGCCGCAGTCTCATTTACCCCTCCGCTATGCGACGCACAGCCTCGGCGACGCTGGGAAGCGTCGCGACGCGCAAGGCGCCGAGCGGCAGGCTTACGATGGAATCCATGCGGAACACCGTGCCGGCGTGGTCGACGCCGGGAGTGCCCACGGGGATCAGAACATCCGGTTCTTTGTCGAATATTGTCTCGGGATGGGCAAGAGCGATGATCTTGCCCGCGAAGGCCGGCGGCGGCTCCGGCCGGAAGGCGGAAATCCACACCAGCACATCGGCATCGGCGAGCGCCGCCTCGGTGGCGAACAGCGTGCCGTCATGCGTGCTCGCCTGCCCGCGCACGGCGGTACGCAGGGGATAGCCGAGCCGCCACAGCAGCAGCTGGTTGACGCCGATGAGGTTGTCGCGCCCGCCGAGCGGGAACACGCCGGCCCGTGTGGTGACGTTCAGCCGGTCGACCAGCGCGGTGGCGCGCGTGGCGACGAGATCGCCATCGGCACGTTCCGCCGCGTTCCAGGTCACGACCGCGTAATGGGCGTTGCGCAGATCCTCGGCCAGCGCGGCGAGCGCCTCAGCGCCAATGCCGCCGAAGCTATCCCCCGGCGGGCGGCGACCGGCCACCAGCGTGCCGAGCGCTTCCAGCGCCGCCACCGGGTCCTCGGCGGCGTGGTGGACGACCTGCGCGCTGGCAAGCTGCCCGCGCGCCTTCTCCCCCGGCGCGGCGCCGAGGAAGACCACGCGGCGGTTGGCGCCGGCGAAGAGCGGCGTCGCGGGAAAGAAGCGCTCGAACAGCTGGCCCCAGGTCCCGCTGGGGTCATCGCCGACGACGAGCAGCAGGTCGCAGCGGTTGCGCACCTCCGCCAGCGTGGTGGACAGCCAGCCGGTGCGCTGGGCGGCGGCGTAGTTCCGGAACAGCCCCTCGGAGGCGTAGTGGTCCAGCACCCCGCCGAAGCGGATGGCGAGATCGACCGCCGCCCCGGCACCGGCCATGTCGACGCCCAGCCCGCCGATCAGCGGCGCGCGAGCCGAGGCGAGAATCTGGCGGGCCGCGTCGGTCGCTTCGGTCTCACTGGCGGTCTCACCGGCCACACGCGCCACCGGATCAGCGGTATCCAGACGCCGCAAAAGCCGCGCCGCCTCGGGGCAGATCGGGGCCTTGGCCCGCACCTGCCGGCCCTCGACCTCGACGGTCAGGTCGTCGCAGCCGAGCCCGCAAAAGCCGCAGGCCACATTCTCGATCGTCTGAACATCGGCCATTGCTAATTACCTGAAACGTCAGTCGTATTTGATGTAGGCGAAACGCAGGTCGCCGCGCGGCGTGCCTTCCAGCGCGCTGTCGGCCTCGGTCCCCGGCTGCCAGCCGACAACATCCTCGATTTTCTTCGCCAGTTGAAAGTCCCGCTCGGTAATGCCCTTAGCGTCGTGCGACATCAGCCGCACCTCGACCCAGGCATAGGAAGCGGTGATATCGGGATGGTGCCAGGCGGCCTCCGCCAGATGGCCGACGGCGTTGATCACCATCAGCGTGCCCTTCCAGCTGGAGGTGCGATAGGTACGCCGAATCCAGCCCTCCTGCAGCTTCCACTGCGGAAGGCAGGCGGCAAGGCGTTCCTCCACCTCCTTGTCGGTGAAGGTCTTTTTGGGATCCAGCGCCATCCCTGGCGTCCTCCTGGCGGCATGTGCCCGTTCTGTTGCGGGCGTCGGTTAACGATTCGGTAGCACGCAAGCGCCGCCTCCGGCAAACCCCGAAATCATCACCGCGCTTGTCCCCGACGGCGTCCGGGCCTTACGATGGTGGACGAGGAAACGCTGGTGAACACCACGACACGCCAATTGCGCTCGGCAAACGAGCCCCAGGACCGGGCAACGGTGCGCATCACCGCGCCGGGGCGGCTGCATCTGGGATTCCTCGATCTCGCGGGCACGCTCGGCCGGCGTTTCGGCAGCCTCGGCATCACGCTGGACCGCCCCTCGACCGTCGTGCGCCTGCGCCGCGCGGCCACACTTTCCGCCACCGGCCCCGATTCCGGCCGCGCCCTTGGCGCCGTTGAAAAAGCGGCGGCCCGTTTCGGCCTCGATACGCGGGTGGAAGTGACGGTGGAAGCGGCGCTGCCGCCGCATTCCGGCCTCGGCTCCGGCACCCAGCTCGGCCTCGCCGTCGCGACCGGCCTCTGCCTCATCAACGGGCTGGACCTTTCCCCGCGCGAGGTCGGCGCGGCTTTGGGTCGCGGCGCGCGCTCGGCCATCGGCATCGGCGCCTTCACCGAGGGCGGGGTGATCCTCGACGGCGGCAAGAAGCGCGGCTCGGACGCCCCGCCGCCCATTCTCTCGCGCCTGCCTTTTCCCGAGAACTGGCGCATCCTGCTGGTATATGACCACGGCCATCAGGGACTTAGCGGACCCGAGGAAGTGCAGGCGATGGAAGGGCTGCCACCCTTCGCCGACACGCTGGCCGGGCACATGGCGCGGCTCGCGGTCATGGTGGCGCTGCCGGCGCTGGCGGAAGGCGATGTGGATTACTTCGCCGCTGCCATCGGGGAAATGCAGCGACTGCTCGGAGACCACTATGCGAGCGCCCAAGGTGGCCGCTATACAAGTTCATCCGTCGCCGAGGTGATGGAGTGGCTGGAGGCGCGCGGTCTGCGCGGCCTCGGCCAGAGTTCCTGGGGTCCCACGGGTTTCGCCATTGTCGGCAGCCCCGAGGAGGCCGACCAGCTTCTCAGCGAGGCCCGGGTCCGCTTCGGCGACCGGCCCGCTCTGGCTTTCGACTGTGCGCGCGGCAGCAATGCCGGGGCGCGGATCGAATGGCTTGCCTGCGTCGAGCAGTGCTAGCGACGGTTTTGGCGTAACGCCCGCGTCGCTCCCTTCCTCTTCCGCATGAGAGGCCGCAAGGCCCGATTCTGACCTAGGGAACGCACGCCATGGCGGATATCGCCCCCATCCTCCACATCATCTCGCCGCTTCGCCACGTCAGCCCGTTCGACGTCAACATGGCGGTCGATGCCGGCTACACCACCATCCTCCCCTATTCGGGCGTCACGCTCGACGAGGTCGGCGACCTCACGCAGGACATGATGTTCTCGCGCCATCCCGACGCCGCCCCGCGCACCGGCCTGTTCATCGGCGGCAAGGATGCGGGCCTCGCGCTCGACATGGCGAACAAGGCGAAGAGCGTCCTGTTCCCGCCCTTCGAGATTTCCGTCTTCGTCGACCCCGCCGGCTCCTTCACCACTGCCGCCGCCATGGTGGCGGAGGTGGAGCTGAAGCTGCGCCCGGCCCGGCCGGAAGGGCTCAAGGGCGTGAAGGTGCAGGTCTATGGCGCCACCGGCGTCGTCGGCGGCATCGCCGGGGTCATCGCCGCCCAGGCGGGTGCGCAGGTGACGCTGGTCAGCCACCGCGAGATCGAAGCGGTGGAAGCCAAGGCGCGCGATTTCAAGCAGCGCTTCGGTGTCGACCTCGCCAGCGCCACCGGCAAGAGCGAGGACGACAAGCGCGCTTTGGTGGCGGAGGCCGAGGTGGTGCTGGCCTGCGGCCGCGCCGGCGTGGAAATCCTCTCCGCCGACGTCCTGGCGGGCGCGCCCCATCTTAAGGTCGCCGCCGATGTCAACGCCGTGCCGCCCTCGGGCATTGCCGGCATCGACGCCCACGCCAATGGCACGCCGCTCGCCCATGGCGCGCTCGGCATCGGCGCCCTCACCATCGGCCATCTCAAATACCGCGTGCAGCATGAACTTCTGCAGCGCATGCGCGTCGCCCCGGCGGCGATGACGATCGGGTTTGAAGATGCCTTCCTGCTCGCGCGATCGCTCACGGCCTGAGGACGCGTTCGATGTCGTCCTTGTCGGCATCGCCGCGCGCGGGCTGGCGGCGAGCGCCCGTCGCGCCGGCCTCAAGCCACTTGTCCTCGACCTGTTCGCGGACGAGGACACGCGCGCGCTGGCCGCACGCAGCGTCCAGTTGGCTCGCCGGGACGGGCTCGCGCTCGACCCGGACGACCTGTTCGCCCAGCTCGGCCGCCATGCCGGGCGGGATACGCCGCTCGTGCTCGGCGCCGGCTTCGAGGACTCGCCCGACCTCGTTGCCCGGCTTGGCGCGCGCTATCGCCTCGCCGGCAGCGGGGCGGAAGCCATCGCCGCGGTCAAACAGCCCTTCGATTTCGCCGAGGGCCTGGCCACGCTCGGCATCCCGCATCCCCGGGTGTTTTCCGGCCCGGCCCCGAACGGCGTACCGACCCTGGAAAAGCGCGTCGGCGGTTCCGGCGGGGGGCATGTCCGCCCATCGCCACAGGCGCGCGGGCCAGGCTGGTATCTGCAGGAACGGGTGGACGGGCGCGCCGTCTCGGCCCTGTTCCTCGGCAATGGAAGGGCAGCCCGGCTTCTCGCCTTTTCCGAGCAATGGTGCGCGCCGGCCGAAGGGGCGCCGTTCCGCTATGGCGGCTGCGCGGGCCCGCTCGCGCCGGAACCCGCCCTTGTCGCCGAAATCGACTCCGCGCTGTCCCGCCTCACCGCCAGCGTCGGCCTCACGGGGCTGGCGAGCGCCGATCTCATCCTCGGCGCTGGGACGTGGCATCTCATCGAGGTCAACGCGCGGCCCGGGGCAACCCTCGATATCTTCGACGCGCCGCCGCTGCCGCCGCTGCTGCGCCTTCACCTCGACGCCTGTGCGGGCGAACTGCCGGACCTCCCGCTCCTTGTCGCCGGCGCGGGCGTGGAAGTCCGGGCCGCCGGCGTATTTTACGCACCCGCCCCCATCGAGGTGAGGGACGCCCTGCCCCACTGGGCAGCCGACCGTCCCGCCCCCGGCACGCGCATCGCGGCGGGAGAGCCCGTCTGTACGGTGCAGGCGACCGGTCGCGACCTTGCCGAGGCCTGCGCCGTTCTGGCGCGGCGCATGAATCACCTTTCGCGCGCGCTCGGCACAGCCGGCCGCGCTGCTGCGGAGTAACTCTCCCATGTCGTCTCCCCTTCACAACACGCCGGAACTGAGCGTGGCCGCCCTGTCGGCGCCGCTCGTCGAGGATCTCTTGGCCAACGCCACCACGCTGCGGCTTGGCATCAGCAAAAGCCCCTGCGGCGCCCGCCTTGTCGATGCCGGCATCGCCGCCCGCGGCGGGCTGGAAGCGGGCCGGCGCATCGCCGAAATCTGCCTCGGCGGCCTGGGCTCGGTCAGCCTCTCCACCAGCGGGCGTTTTCCGCGCTGGGGCACGATGGTGACGGTGACCACCGCCGACCCGGTCCTCGCCTGCCTCGGCAGCCAATATGCCGGCTGGAGCCTCGCGGAAGGCGACTTCTTCGCCCTTGGCTCCGGCCCCGCCCGCGCCTTGTGGGGTAAGGAGGCGCTGTTTCAGGAACTCGGCTACCGCGACCGCGCCGACCATGCCTGCCTGGTGCTGGAAGTCGACAAGCTGCCGCCGGACGTTCTGGTCGCCCGCATCGCCGAAGAATGCGGCATCGCGCCGGAAAAGCTCACTCTCATCCTCACGCCCACCTCCAGCCTCGCCGGCACGGTGCAGATCGTCGCCCGTGTGCTGGAAGTGGCGCTGCACAAGACGCACGCGCTGCATTTCCCGCTGGACCGGGTGGTGGACGGTATCGGCGCCTCGCCCCTGCCGCCGCCGGCGCCGGACTTCGTCGCCGCCATGGGCCGCACCAATGACGCGACGCTCTATGGCGGCGATGTGCAGCTCTTCGTCACCGGGCCGGAGGACGAGGCCCGCGCTCTGGCGGAAGGACTGCCAAGTTCCTCCTCGCGCGACCATGGCCGCACCTTCGCAGAGATCTTCACCGCCTATAAGGGCGATTTCTACGCCATGGACCCGATGCTGTTCAGCCCTGCCCGCGTCACCGTGACAGCGCTGGAAACCGGCCGCAGCTTCACCTTCGGCGCGTTCCATGACGACATTCTGGAGCGCTCCTTCGCATGAGCGTGGAACGCTCCGACACGGTCGTCATCTTCACCGAGGATGCCGACTGGCACACGCGCCGGCTGAAGGCGGCGATCGCGCGCGAGGGCTTTCCCGTTCTCGTGCTCTCCCTGAATGATTGCGGCTTCGCCATTGGCGGCACCGCCCACGGGCTGTTGCTGCCGGGGCTGGGTGACGCCCTGCCGGCCGCCGCCTTTGTCCGCCTCATCGCCAAGGGCTCGACCGAGCAGATCACCGCGCGGCTCGGGCTGCTGCACGCACTCTCTGCGCTGGGGGTGAAGGTGATGAACGACGCCCGCGCCATCGAGCGCTGCGTCGATAAATCCATGACCAGCTTCCTTATCGCCCAGGCCGGCCTGCCGACCCCGCGCAGCTTCGTCGGCGAGGACCGGGCGGCCATGCAGGCGCTGCTCGACGCCGCGCCGGGCGACATGGTGCTCAAGCCGCTGTTCGGCGCGCAGGGGCGCGGCATACGCCGGCTGGCGCCGCGCGCCCTGCTGCCCGAGCCCGAGAAGGTCGGCGGGCTTTACTATCTGCAGGATTTCGTCGCTGCACCCTCCGCCGAAAGCTACCAGGACTGGCGGGTCTTCGTCATTGGCGGCACGGTGACGGGCGCCATGCTCCGCCGCTCGCCGGTGTGGATCACCAATATCCACCAGGGCGCCGTCGGCGTGCCAGCACCGTTCGATGCCCGCGCGCATGAACTCGCCATCCGCGCCACGGCGGCGGTGGGCGCCGACTATGCCGGGGTGGACCTGATCGAGGACGCGCAGGGGCAGTTTCAGGTGCTGGAGGTCAATTCCATGCCGGCCTGGAAGGGATTGCAGCAGGCGACGGGCCTCGACATCGCGAGCGCACTGGCCCGCCATCTCGCCGCGACGCTGGCGGTGACGGTGGCGGCATGAACGCCAACGCCATCGCGGCCGCGTTCCGCGCCGCCTGCCATGCCGAACTCGACGCGCTGAAAGCCGGCAATGTCCACCGCTTCAGCGCCGGCCACGGCATGGAGGTGGCGCATTTCGAGCGGGCGGCGCAGGCGGCAGCGCCTTTGCTCGCCGCGCCGGGCGCCCGTGTGGGCGAGCGGATCGAGAGCGCGGTGGCGGCCTCGCTGGCGGCGACGGGCCTCAACACCAATCTCGGCATCCTCCTCCTCTGCGCACCGCTGGCGGCGGCGGCGGAGAAGTCCGGCCCGCTGCGGGCCTCACTCGATGCCGTGCTCGCCGGCCTCGACATCGCGGATGCGCAGGCCGCCTTCCGCGCCATCGCTGCGGCCAATCCGGGCGGGCTCGGCCGGCACGGGGAACATGATGTCGCCGCGCCGGCTCGCATCGGCCTCGTTGAAGCCATGGCGGAAGCGGCGGGGCGCGACCGCATCGCCCGGCAATATGTCACTGGATTCGCCGATCTGTTCGAGATCGGCCTCCCCCGTCTCGCCGCCC comes from Ancylobacter polymorphus and encodes:
- a CDS encoding formylmethanofuran dehydrogenase subunit A, with product MRLRLKGGRVLDPANGENGVASGAVRDIEIEDGRIVAATDLKADAEYDLGGAVVMAGGIDLHSHIAGGKMNLARLLMQEDRRAFPEMPGNFCGCGGGRAVPTAHATGCRYAELGYTTVFEPAMVGANARGAHLEMADIPNLDTGAYLVLGNDDYFQRLLAAGAGQEQVNAYVGWMIEATQAFAIKIVNPGGINAFKFNARKMDLDEANPHYGVTPRKVLTTLIRAVTELGIPHPIHLHGCNLGVPGNDDTTLATMLATEGRRLHLTHLQFHSYGTEGDRRFSSSAARIAEMVNANPNISVDVGQVMFGQTITASADYMSQYRNRGLASPKKSIGMDIELDAACGVVPFEYKDKSFVNALQWAIGLELFLLVEDPWRIFLTTDHPNGGPFTTYPHLIRLLMDRDFRNAQLATLNKAAQAHTLLGQITREYTLEEIAILTRAAPARILGLTDKGHLGPGAVADIAVHTEDADREAMFSTTRMVFKNGRLIVKDGVVVELAQGTTHVARPEFDRSVEKDMQRWFDEAVGLKAQHFRISDGELRNGAGPTILKCEGGAS
- a CDS encoding formylmethanofuran dehydrogenase, yielding MADVQTIENVACGFCGLGCDDLTVEVEGRQVRAKAPICPEAARLLRRLDTADPVARVAGETASETEATDAARQILASARAPLIGGLGVDMAGAGAAVDLAIRFGGVLDHYASEGLFRNYAAAQRTGWLSTTLAEVRNRCDLLLVVGDDPSGTWGQLFERFFPATPLFAGANRRVVFLGAAPGEKARGQLASAQVVHHAAEDPVAALEALGTLVAGRRPPGDSFGGIGAEALAALAEDLRNAHYAVVTWNAAERADGDLVATRATALVDRLNVTTRAGVFPLGGRDNLIGVNQLLLWRLGYPLRTAVRGQASTHDGTLFATEAALADADVLVWISAFRPEPPPAFAGKIIALAHPETIFDKEPDVLIPVGTPGVDHAGTVFRMDSIVSLPLGALRVATLPSVAEAVRRIAEG
- a CDS encoding 4a-hydroxytetrahydrobiopterin dehydratase, with translation MALDPKKTFTDKEVEERLAACLPQWKLQEGWIRRTYRTSSWKGTLMVINAVGHLAEAAWHHPDITASYAWVEVRLMSHDAKGITERDFQLAKKIEDVVGWQPGTEADSALEGTPRGDLRFAYIKYD
- a CDS encoding beta-ribofuranosylaminobenzene 5'-phosphate synthase family protein → MNTTTRQLRSANEPQDRATVRITAPGRLHLGFLDLAGTLGRRFGSLGITLDRPSTVVRLRRAATLSATGPDSGRALGAVEKAAARFGLDTRVEVTVEAALPPHSGLGSGTQLGLAVATGLCLINGLDLSPREVGAALGRGARSAIGIGAFTEGGVILDGGKKRGSDAPPPILSRLPFPENWRILLVYDHGHQGLSGPEEVQAMEGLPPFADTLAGHMARLAVMVALPALAEGDVDYFAAAIGEMQRLLGDHYASAQGGRYTSSSVAEVMEWLEARGLRGLGQSSWGPTGFAIVGSPEEADQLLSEARVRFGDRPALAFDCARGSNAGARIEWLACVEQC
- a CDS encoding NAD(P)-dependent methylenetetrahydromethanopterin dehydrogenase, which gives rise to MADIAPILHIISPLRHVSPFDVNMAVDAGYTTILPYSGVTLDEVGDLTQDMMFSRHPDAAPRTGLFIGGKDAGLALDMANKAKSVLFPPFEISVFVDPAGSFTTAAAMVAEVELKLRPARPEGLKGVKVQVYGATGVVGGIAGVIAAQAGAQVTLVSHREIEAVEAKARDFKQRFGVDLASATGKSEDDKRALVAEAEVVLACGRAGVEILSADVLAGAPHLKVAADVNAVPPSGIAGIDAHANGTPLAHGALGIGALTIGHLKYRVQHELLQRMRVAPAAMTIGFEDAFLLARSLTA
- a CDS encoding ATP-grasp domain-containing protein, which gives rise to MPSCSRDRSRPEDAFDVVLVGIAARGLAASARRAGLKPLVLDLFADEDTRALAARSVQLARRDGLALDPDDLFAQLGRHAGRDTPLVLGAGFEDSPDLVARLGARYRLAGSGAEAIAAVKQPFDFAEGLATLGIPHPRVFSGPAPNGVPTLEKRVGGSGGGHVRPSPQARGPGWYLQERVDGRAVSALFLGNGRAARLLAFSEQWCAPAEGAPFRYGGCAGPLAPEPALVAEIDSALSRLTASVGLTGLASADLILGAGTWHLIEVNARPGATLDIFDAPPLPPLLRLHLDACAGELPDLPLLVAGAGVEVRAAGVFYAPAPIEVRDALPHWAADRPAPGTRIAAGEPVCTVQATGRDLAEACAVLARRMNHLSRALGTAGRAAAE
- the mch gene encoding methenyltetrahydromethanopterin cyclohydrolase, translated to MSSPLHNTPELSVAALSAPLVEDLLANATTLRLGISKSPCGARLVDAGIAARGGLEAGRRIAEICLGGLGSVSLSTSGRFPRWGTMVTVTTADPVLACLGSQYAGWSLAEGDFFALGSGPARALWGKEALFQELGYRDRADHACLVLEVDKLPPDVLVARIAEECGIAPEKLTLILTPTSSLAGTVQIVARVLEVALHKTHALHFPLDRVVDGIGASPLPPPAPDFVAAMGRTNDATLYGGDVQLFVTGPEDEARALAEGLPSSSSRDHGRTFAEIFTAYKGDFYAMDPMLFSPARVTVTALETGRSFTFGAFHDDILERSFA
- a CDS encoding ATP-grasp domain-containing protein, which translates into the protein MSVERSDTVVIFTEDADWHTRRLKAAIAREGFPVLVLSLNDCGFAIGGTAHGLLLPGLGDALPAAAFVRLIAKGSTEQITARLGLLHALSALGVKVMNDARAIERCVDKSMTSFLIAQAGLPTPRSFVGEDRAAMQALLDAAPGDMVLKPLFGAQGRGIRRLAPRALLPEPEKVGGLYYLQDFVAAPSAESYQDWRVFVIGGTVTGAMLRRSPVWITNIHQGAVGVPAPFDARAHELAIRATAAVGADYAGVDLIEDAQGQFQVLEVNSMPAWKGLQQATGLDIASALARHLAATLAVTVAA
- a CDS encoding triphosphoribosyl-dephospho-CoA synthase, giving the protein MNANAIAAAFRAACHAELDALKAGNVHRFSAGHGMEVAHFERAAQAAAPLLAAPGARVGERIESAVAASLAATGLNTNLGILLLCAPLAAAAEKSGPLRASLDAVLAGLDIADAQAAFRAIAAANPGGLGRHGEHDVAAPARIGLVEAMAEAAGRDRIARQYVTGFADLFEIGLPRLAALADAEPEARTEAVHLAFMAAFPDSHIARKFGEATAEQVRREATLVAEAVDFRAPATTRRAPLLAFDASLKARGLNPGTSADLTVATLFAQALLSP